One stretch of Tribolium castaneum strain GA2 chromosome 5, icTriCast1.1, whole genome shotgun sequence DNA includes these proteins:
- the LOC658431 gene encoding zinc finger protein 208 isoform X2, whose protein sequence is MSVPSMVHRSGEPLTTTALFDDFDDEKDLPECKVKRNYSCASCDFFTQNPRHYLYHLRDVHEEKVRIYECPNCLYASKHFQKLLRHTKMVHGDKDDDDRADTPPPDDPETVFKCSVCAFSARTRAQLDRHERAEHIKTKFFRCTKCTYATHMKARFTKHVKYHSMPMIKCDMCDFRTPYKWNLDRHCKNHNGKGAFRCSACNFTADIKQSLTVHEMNHHVPPVGQAAGLGVGRRRNKVGASDATAAEEAARQEQQVPSEVEKKVKHSPEQGSFGPDFINPDDIIHHANGNVYIKNKCKLCNFKTAWASEMTRHEQKVHNFNPEPKPKKPTRPIPNLIPIPSQTSVLKLPKKNKEQEPEMSEQDINNICAKSANSALKDFASLFDSEDVFENCENKIPDLIPTTKQTTDEFKQKNASFFDKLKEKLMSSNGTNSMTCQLCGYQSKCLSEQLKHQKKCGKESNHPPSLTTFTSSSRCQYCRQRCKSSQGLYTHQLTCPEYLKAAEESENELRIDESQSEDGENNNKPHPMENRVFIWNNIEFPMDVEVDDSKYEYKVDDNVSLDLSVRTQSPGGSERSESSYVGAQEFATTHPVTDKIPTHGNDITVAQHKRVFKCPHCTFWASTASRFHVHIVGHLNKKPFECSLCAYRSNWRWDITKHIKLKSVRDPAHESAKVLMTDETGRRNYTKYNKYLTEIHVSGNQSLDTSGGSGTRPKHHDRNTSPTQNKGDLPKLTRAPSGNDFSPLLRPPPPLKAADGSFFKVDKNKRNNMDNKRTFFKCKKCNFRDASREILLAHVKGHYPQGLSTPSPGQDLSMRGSSPEKDEASVSTSAKGSQAPFRCGHCNQRHCRLKHSGDIRVVSNKNGQEKLEIEEQTDEPDHVDVPQDGAFKCNECPFSSDSQEELEEHLPGHTATNESVSKCQFCNYFVNQKESLFDHLRLHGIADPEEFLSKFYSSPEGDLGKRFKCMVCPYVTNSKSQYTYHKQFHKPRGGQYTCTQCSYNVSKRHLLHQHLKVHGISITPQKQNGEVIDLDDISDEIEEVSSGGFEGQNFPDIPLVWVSKNDKFSKMFKCRYCPHVNLRKVNIQEHEKMHSVREKNPNSSRLNDVEHRCTECNYVCNNAGVLSSHSKVHQGLYGTVHCLVDQVKSDEEQIRELSKFLSPRPLETINLDDYENPPECSGFGGDLDEQDEANFLYFCGECPARFLKENEYKIHTRLHGLRSYYKCDHCSYSARQKPHLLAHKNVHSQQYQDRTQVLQSMYKSNNQPPDLYTCLNNEGETIWLVSGCNSEVKDLEMDVESLSAILSKPLKNSLNVPLSGTELFQQKQAQMLKEPSPPKASDPQFGSLMHGNPNFVYPTYLKNGKMKEKRYKCHKCPSAFEKREQYKVHLNLHGSKQRYNCEFCDYSVKYYANYVQHLKKHKMNSEALAARDVEMDVEDEEVTIEASDEKKLSLGDQQTLNILEQRLLVNSDNKEEEEKKVVTFSCPNCPYVNHRKDAVDNHQKRHGSKSNYTCEHCDYSVPQVHFLRDHAKLHFVPNNKGQVDGYMYCDSFKLVGRKVDEEKEDVIFDEGAEEVTDKFNNNDGEKQFVNVDTGEVAERGSSDKMDES, encoded by the exons ATGTCCGTGCCGTCGATGGTACATCGATCAGGAGAGCCTCTCACGACGACTGCGCTTTTCGACGACTTTGACGACGAAAAAGACCTCCCCGAGTGCAAGGTGAAGCGAAACTACTCGTGCGCCAGCTGTGACTTCTTCACGCAAAACCCCAGGCACTACCTCTACCACCTCCGCGATGTCCACGAGGAGAAAGTGAGGATCTACGAGTGCCCCAACTGTCTCTACGCCTCCAAACACTTCCAGAAGCTGCTAAGGCACACCAAGATGGTGCACGGCGACAAGGACGACGACGACAGGGCGGACACCCCGCCCCCGGACGACCCCGAAACG GTGTTCAAGTGCTCGGTGTGCGCGTTTAGCGCCCGCACCCGCGCGCAGCTCGACCGTCACGAGCGCGCCGAACACATCAAGACAAAGTTCTTCAGGTGCACCAAGTGCACGTACGCCACCCACATGAAGGCGCGTTTCACCAAACACGTGAAATACCACTCGATGCCGATGATCAAGTGCGACATGTGCGACTTCCGCACCCCTTACAAGTGGAACCTGGACCGCCACTGCAAGAACCACAACGGCAAAGGTGCGTTCCGATGCTCGGCGTGCAACTTCACCGCCGACATCAAGCAAAGTCTCACCGTGCACGAGATGAACCACCATGTGCCTCCCGTGGGCCAGGCGGCCGGTTTGGGGGTGGGACGCCGACGCAACAAGGTGGGGGCGAGCGACGCCACCGCCGCCGAGGAGGCCGCACGCCAAGAACAACAG GTGCCTTCTGAAGTGGAAAAGAAAGTGAAGCACAGCCCTGAGCAAGGGTCCTTCGGGCCGGATTTTATCAACCCGGATGATATCATCCATCATGCCAATGGCAACGTTTATATCAAAAATAAGTGCAAACTGTGCAATTTCAAGACGGCTTGGGCCTCGGAAATGACCCGTCACGAGCAAAAAGTCCACAACTTTAACCCTGAGCCCAAACCGAAAAAACCGACAAGACCCATACCCAACCTCATCCCTATACCTTCACAAACTTCGGTGTTAAAACTTCCCAAGAAGAATAAGGAACAAGAACCGGAAATGAGCGAGCAAGACATTAACAATATTTGTGCGAAATCGGCCAATAGTGCCCTCAAAGACTTTGCTTCGTTGTTCGACAGTGAAGATGTTTTCGAAAATTGCGAAAACAAAATCCCTGATCTCATCCCAACCACTAAACAAACCACCGatgaatttaaacaaaaaaacgccTCTTTCTTCGATAAACTCAAGGAGAAACTGATGAGCAGCAATGGGACTAACTCTATGACGTGTCAATTGTGCGGCTATCAGAGCAAATGCTTGTCTGAACAACTCAAACATCAGAAAAAGTGCGGCAAGGAGAGCAACCACCCTCCAAGCTTAACCACGTTCACCAGCTCCTCCAGGTGCCAGTATTGCCGTCAAAGGTGCAAGTCAAGTCAAGGACTTTACACCCACCAATTGACCTGTCCCGAGTATCTCAAAGCGGCCGAAGAATCCGAAAACGAGCTTCGAATTGACGAAAGTCAGTCCGAAGACGgtgaaaacaacaacaaaccCCACCCTATGGAAAATCGCGTCTTTATTTGGAACAACATCGAGTTTCCAATGGATGTCGAAGTCGACGATTCCAAGTATGAGTACAAAGTGGACGACAACGTCTCCCTGGACCTCTCCGTGCGCACCCAATCACCAGGAG GTAGCGAACGCAGCGAGAGCAGCTACGTGGGGGCCCAAGAATTCGCCACAACCCATCCCGTTACCGACAAGATCCCCACCCATGGGAACGACATCACCGTGGCGCAACACAAACGCGTGTTCAAGTGCCCACATTGCACCTTTTGGGCATCAACAGCGTCACGTTTCCACGTGCATATCGTCGgtcatttgaataaaaaacccTTTGAATGTTCACTGTGTGCGTACAGATCGAATTGGCGATGGGACATCACCAAACATATTAAATTGAAATCGGTCAGAGACCCAGCACATGAAAGCGCCAAAGTTTTAATGACGGACGAAACAGGCCGAAGAAATTACACCAAGTATAATAAATACTTGACGGAGATACATGTGAGTGGAAATCAAAGTTTAGATACGAGTGGTGGGTCGGGAACAAGGCCGAAACATCACGATCGCAATACTTCGCCGACTCAGAATAAAGGGGATTTACCGAAATTGACGCGAGCGCCGTCTGGGAATGATTTTAGTCCGTTGTTGAGGCCTCCGCCTCCATTGAAAGCCGCCGATGGATCGTTCTTCAAGGTTGATAAGAATAAAAGGAACAATATGGATAATAAGAGGACGTTTTTCAAATGCAAGAAGTGCAATTTTAG GGACGCCTCTCGCGAGATCCTCTTGGCGCACGTGAAGGGCCACTACCCGCAGGGCCTTTCGACGCCCAGTCCAGGTCAGGACTTGAGTATGCGAGGTTCCAGTCCAGAGAAAGACGAGGCAAGTGTTAGCACGTCAGCGAAAGGGAGCCAAGCGCCCTTCCGCTGCGGTCACTGCAACCAG CGTCACTGTCGCCTGAAACACAGCGGTGATATACGCGTCGTTAGCAACAAAAACGGTCAAGAAAAACTCGAAATTGAAGAGCAAACCGACGAACCTGACCATGTTGATGTACCCCAAGATGGGGCTTTCAAATGCAACGAGTGCCCCTTTTCTAGTGATAGTCAAGAGGAGCTCGAAGAACACCTTCCTGGCCATACGGCGACGAATGAAAGTGTCTCCAAGTGtcaattttgcaattatttcgtcAATCAAAAAGAGAGTCTTTTTGATCATTTGCGACTGCACGGAATCGCAGATCCTGAAGAGTTCCTCAGCAAGTTTTATTCGAGTCCTGAGGGGGACCTTGGGAAAAGGTTCAAGTGCATGGTGTGCCCCTACGTGACCAACTCCAAGTCGCAGTACACCTATCACAAACAGTTTCACAAACCGAGAGGGGGCCAATACACTTGCACCCAATGTAGTTACAATGTGAGTAAGCGGCACTTGTTGCACCAACATTTGAAAGTGCATGGGATTAGTATTACGCCTCAGAAGCAAAACGGCGAAGTGATCGATCTTGACGATATTTCCGACGAAATAGAGGAGGTGTCATCTGGTGGTTTCGAGGGACAAAACTTCCCAGATATCCCGCTAGTTTGGGTCtcgaaaaatgataaattctCCAAGATGTTTAAGTGTCGCTACTGTCCACATGTCAATTTACGGAAAGTTAACATCCAAGAACACGAGAAAATGCACAGTGTCAGGGAGAAAAACCCGAATTCGAGTCGTTTGAACGATGTGGAACACCGATGTACGGAGTGTAACTACGTTTGTAACAATGCCGGGGTTTTATCATCGCATTCAAAGGTCCACCAAGGGTTGTACGGGACGGTTCATTGTCTCGTAGATCAGGTCAAGTCAGACGAGGAGCAAATCCGCGAATTGAGCAAGTTTTTAAGTCCACGACCACTGGAAACGATTAATTTGGACGATTACGAAAACCCGCCGGAATGTTCAGGTTTTGGTGGCGATTTAGATGAACAAGACGAAGCaaactttttgtatttttgtggcGAATGTCCGGCCcgctttttgaaagaaaacgAATACAAAATCCATACTAGATTACACGGATTGAGGTCGTACTACAAGTGTGACCATTGCTCGTATTCAGCACGTCAAAAACCCCATTTGCTCGCGCACAAAAACGTCCACTCACAACAGTACCAAGATCGGACGCAAGTGTTGCAAAGTATGTACAAATCGAACAACCAACCCCCTGATTTATACACCTGTTTGAACAATGAAGGAGAAACGATTTGGTTGGTGTCTGGTTGTAATAGCGAAGTCAAAGATTTGGAAATGGACGTTGAGAGTCTAAGTGCCATACTAAGTAAACCGTTGAAGAATAGTCTAAACGTTCCGTTGTCGGGGACCGAGCTCTTCCAGCAGAAGCAAGCGCAGATGCTCAAGGAGCCTTCGCCCCCTAAAGCCAGCGACCCCCAATTCGGGAGTCTAATGCACGGCAACCCCAATTTCGTCTACCCCACGTACCTGAAGAACGGCAAAATGAAAGAGAAGCGTTACAAGTGCCATAAATGCCCCAGTGCTTTCGAAAAGCGGGAGCAGTACAAGGTCCACTTGAACTTGCACGGGTCGAAGCAGCGCTACAACTGCGAGTTTTGCGACTATTCGGTCAAGTATTATGCGAATTATGTGCAACACTTGAAGAAGCATAAAATGAATTCGGAGGCTTTGGCTGCGCGTGACGTTGAGATGGACGTTGAGGACGAAGAAGTTACCATTGAGGCTAGTGATGAGAAGAAGCTTTCGCTCGGTGATCAGCAGACGTTGAATATACTCGAGCAACGATTGCTAGTCAATAGTGATAATAAGGAGGAGGAGGAGAAGAAGGTTGTGACGTTTAGTTGTCCGAATTGTCCGTATGTGAACCATAGGAAGGACGCGGTGGACAACCACCAGAAGCGACACGGGAGTAAAAGTAACTACACGTGCGAGCATTGTGATTACTCTGTTCCGCAAGTGCACTTTTTGAGGGATCATGCCAAGTTGCACTTTGTGCCGAATAATAAGGGACAAGTGGATGGCTACATGTATTGTGATAGTTTCAAGCTAGTGGGGAGGAAAGTGGACGAAGAGAAGGAAGATGTGATTTTTGACGAAGGGGCGGAGGAAGTTACCGACAAGTTTAATAATAACGACGGGGAAAAACAGTTTGTTAATGTAGACACCGGCGAAGTCGCCGAACGGGGGAGTAGTGATAAAATGGATGAGAGTTAG
- the LOC658431 gene encoding zinc finger protein 845 isoform X4, whose protein sequence is MTRHEQKVHNFNPEPKPKKPTRPIPNLIPIPSQTSVLKLPKKNKEQEPEMSEQDINNICAKSANSALKDFASLFDSEDVFENCENKIPDLIPTTKQTTDEFKQKNASFFDKLKEKLMSSNGTNSMTCQLCGYQSKCLSEQLKHQKKCGKESNHPPSLTTFTSSSRCQYCRQRCKSSQGLYTHQLTCPEYLKAAEESENELRIDESQSEDGENNNKPHPMENRVFIWNNIEFPMDVEVDDSKYEYKVDDNVSLDLSVRTQSPGGSERSESSYVGAQEFATTHPVTDKIPTHGNDITVAQHKRVFKCPHCTFWASTASRFHVHIVGHLNKKPFECSLCAYRSNWRWDITKHIKLKSVRDPAHESAKVLMTDETGRRNYTKYNKYLTEIHVSGNQSLDTSGGSGTRPKHHDRNTSPTQNKGDLPKLTRAPSGNDFSPLLRPPPPLKAADGSFFKVDKNKRNNMDNKRTFFKCKKCNFRDASREILLAHVKGHYPQGLSTPSPGQDLSMRGSSPEKDEASVSTSAKGSQAPFRCGHCNQVSNWKHVIQRHCRLKHSGDIRVVSNKNGQEKLEIEEQTDEPDHVDVPQDGAFKCNECPFSSDSQEELEEHLPGHTATNESVSKCQFCNYFVNQKESLFDHLRLHGIADPEEFLSKFYSSPEGDLGKRFKCMVCPYVTNSKSQYTYHKQFHKPRGGQYTCTQCSYNVSKRHLLHQHLKVHGISITPQKQNGEVIDLDDISDEIEEVSSGGFEGQNFPDIPLVWVSKNDKFSKMFKCRYCPHVNLRKVNIQEHEKMHSVREKNPNSSRLNDVEHRCTECNYVCNNAGVLSSHSKVHQGLYGTVHCLVDQVKSDEEQIRELSKFLSPRPLETINLDDYENPPECSGFGGDLDEQDEANFLYFCGECPARFLKENEYKIHTRLHGLRSYYKCDHCSYSARQKPHLLAHKNVHSQQYQDRTQVLQSMYKSNNQPPDLYTCLNNEGETIWLVSGCNSEVKDLEMDVESLSAILSKPLKNSLNVPLSGTELFQQKQAQMLKEPSPPKASDPQFGSLMHGNPNFVYPTYLKNGKMKEKRYKCHKCPSAFEKREQYKVHLNLHGSKQRYNCEFCDYSVKYYANYVQHLKKHKMNSEALAARDVEMDVEDEEVTIEASDEKKLSLGDQQTLNILEQRLLVNSDNKEEEEKKVVTFSCPNCPYVNHRKDAVDNHQKRHGSKSNYTCEHCDYSVPQVHFLRDHAKLHFVPNNKGQVDGYMYCDSFKLVGRKVDEEKEDVIFDEGAEEVTDKFNNNDGEKQFVNVDTGEVAERGSSDKMDES, encoded by the exons ATGACCCGTCACGAGCAAAAAGTCCACAACTTTAACCCTGAGCCCAAACCGAAAAAACCGACAAGACCCATACCCAACCTCATCCCTATACCTTCACAAACTTCGGTGTTAAAACTTCCCAAGAAGAATAAGGAACAAGAACCGGAAATGAGCGAGCAAGACATTAACAATATTTGTGCGAAATCGGCCAATAGTGCCCTCAAAGACTTTGCTTCGTTGTTCGACAGTGAAGATGTTTTCGAAAATTGCGAAAACAAAATCCCTGATCTCATCCCAACCACTAAACAAACCACCGatgaatttaaacaaaaaaacgccTCTTTCTTCGATAAACTCAAGGAGAAACTGATGAGCAGCAATGGGACTAACTCTATGACGTGTCAATTGTGCGGCTATCAGAGCAAATGCTTGTCTGAACAACTCAAACATCAGAAAAAGTGCGGCAAGGAGAGCAACCACCCTCCAAGCTTAACCACGTTCACCAGCTCCTCCAGGTGCCAGTATTGCCGTCAAAGGTGCAAGTCAAGTCAAGGACTTTACACCCACCAATTGACCTGTCCCGAGTATCTCAAAGCGGCCGAAGAATCCGAAAACGAGCTTCGAATTGACGAAAGTCAGTCCGAAGACGgtgaaaacaacaacaaaccCCACCCTATGGAAAATCGCGTCTTTATTTGGAACAACATCGAGTTTCCAATGGATGTCGAAGTCGACGATTCCAAGTATGAGTACAAAGTGGACGACAACGTCTCCCTGGACCTCTCCGTGCGCACCCAATCACCAGGAG GTAGCGAACGCAGCGAGAGCAGCTACGTGGGGGCCCAAGAATTCGCCACAACCCATCCCGTTACCGACAAGATCCCCACCCATGGGAACGACATCACCGTGGCGCAACACAAACGCGTGTTCAAGTGCCCACATTGCACCTTTTGGGCATCAACAGCGTCACGTTTCCACGTGCATATCGTCGgtcatttgaataaaaaacccTTTGAATGTTCACTGTGTGCGTACAGATCGAATTGGCGATGGGACATCACCAAACATATTAAATTGAAATCGGTCAGAGACCCAGCACATGAAAGCGCCAAAGTTTTAATGACGGACGAAACAGGCCGAAGAAATTACACCAAGTATAATAAATACTTGACGGAGATACATGTGAGTGGAAATCAAAGTTTAGATACGAGTGGTGGGTCGGGAACAAGGCCGAAACATCACGATCGCAATACTTCGCCGACTCAGAATAAAGGGGATTTACCGAAATTGACGCGAGCGCCGTCTGGGAATGATTTTAGTCCGTTGTTGAGGCCTCCGCCTCCATTGAAAGCCGCCGATGGATCGTTCTTCAAGGTTGATAAGAATAAAAGGAACAATATGGATAATAAGAGGACGTTTTTCAAATGCAAGAAGTGCAATTTTAG GGACGCCTCTCGCGAGATCCTCTTGGCGCACGTGAAGGGCCACTACCCGCAGGGCCTTTCGACGCCCAGTCCAGGTCAGGACTTGAGTATGCGAGGTTCCAGTCCAGAGAAAGACGAGGCAAGTGTTAGCACGTCAGCGAAAGGGAGCCAAGCGCCCTTCCGCTGCGGTCACTGCAACCAGGTATCAAACTGGAAGCATGTCATTCAG CGTCACTGTCGCCTGAAACACAGCGGTGATATACGCGTCGTTAGCAACAAAAACGGTCAAGAAAAACTCGAAATTGAAGAGCAAACCGACGAACCTGACCATGTTGATGTACCCCAAGATGGGGCTTTCAAATGCAACGAGTGCCCCTTTTCTAGTGATAGTCAAGAGGAGCTCGAAGAACACCTTCCTGGCCATACGGCGACGAATGAAAGTGTCTCCAAGTGtcaattttgcaattatttcgtcAATCAAAAAGAGAGTCTTTTTGATCATTTGCGACTGCACGGAATCGCAGATCCTGAAGAGTTCCTCAGCAAGTTTTATTCGAGTCCTGAGGGGGACCTTGGGAAAAGGTTCAAGTGCATGGTGTGCCCCTACGTGACCAACTCCAAGTCGCAGTACACCTATCACAAACAGTTTCACAAACCGAGAGGGGGCCAATACACTTGCACCCAATGTAGTTACAATGTGAGTAAGCGGCACTTGTTGCACCAACATTTGAAAGTGCATGGGATTAGTATTACGCCTCAGAAGCAAAACGGCGAAGTGATCGATCTTGACGATATTTCCGACGAAATAGAGGAGGTGTCATCTGGTGGTTTCGAGGGACAAAACTTCCCAGATATCCCGCTAGTTTGGGTCtcgaaaaatgataaattctCCAAGATGTTTAAGTGTCGCTACTGTCCACATGTCAATTTACGGAAAGTTAACATCCAAGAACACGAGAAAATGCACAGTGTCAGGGAGAAAAACCCGAATTCGAGTCGTTTGAACGATGTGGAACACCGATGTACGGAGTGTAACTACGTTTGTAACAATGCCGGGGTTTTATCATCGCATTCAAAGGTCCACCAAGGGTTGTACGGGACGGTTCATTGTCTCGTAGATCAGGTCAAGTCAGACGAGGAGCAAATCCGCGAATTGAGCAAGTTTTTAAGTCCACGACCACTGGAAACGATTAATTTGGACGATTACGAAAACCCGCCGGAATGTTCAGGTTTTGGTGGCGATTTAGATGAACAAGACGAAGCaaactttttgtatttttgtggcGAATGTCCGGCCcgctttttgaaagaaaacgAATACAAAATCCATACTAGATTACACGGATTGAGGTCGTACTACAAGTGTGACCATTGCTCGTATTCAGCACGTCAAAAACCCCATTTGCTCGCGCACAAAAACGTCCACTCACAACAGTACCAAGATCGGACGCAAGTGTTGCAAAGTATGTACAAATCGAACAACCAACCCCCTGATTTATACACCTGTTTGAACAATGAAGGAGAAACGATTTGGTTGGTGTCTGGTTGTAATAGCGAAGTCAAAGATTTGGAAATGGACGTTGAGAGTCTAAGTGCCATACTAAGTAAACCGTTGAAGAATAGTCTAAACGTTCCGTTGTCGGGGACCGAGCTCTTCCAGCAGAAGCAAGCGCAGATGCTCAAGGAGCCTTCGCCCCCTAAAGCCAGCGACCCCCAATTCGGGAGTCTAATGCACGGCAACCCCAATTTCGTCTACCCCACGTACCTGAAGAACGGCAAAATGAAAGAGAAGCGTTACAAGTGCCATAAATGCCCCAGTGCTTTCGAAAAGCGGGAGCAGTACAAGGTCCACTTGAACTTGCACGGGTCGAAGCAGCGCTACAACTGCGAGTTTTGCGACTATTCGGTCAAGTATTATGCGAATTATGTGCAACACTTGAAGAAGCATAAAATGAATTCGGAGGCTTTGGCTGCGCGTGACGTTGAGATGGACGTTGAGGACGAAGAAGTTACCATTGAGGCTAGTGATGAGAAGAAGCTTTCGCTCGGTGATCAGCAGACGTTGAATATACTCGAGCAACGATTGCTAGTCAATAGTGATAATAAGGAGGAGGAGGAGAAGAAGGTTGTGACGTTTAGTTGTCCGAATTGTCCGTATGTGAACCATAGGAAGGACGCGGTGGACAACCACCAGAAGCGACACGGGAGTAAAAGTAACTACACGTGCGAGCATTGTGATTACTCTGTTCCGCAAGTGCACTTTTTGAGGGATCATGCCAAGTTGCACTTTGTGCCGAATAATAAGGGACAAGTGGATGGCTACATGTATTGTGATAGTTTCAAGCTAGTGGGGAGGAAAGTGGACGAAGAGAAGGAAGATGTGATTTTTGACGAAGGGGCGGAGGAAGTTACCGACAAGTTTAATAATAACGACGGGGAAAAACAGTTTGTTAATGTAGACACCGGCGAAGTCGCCGAACGGGGGAGTAGTGATAAAATGGATGAGAGTTAG